Proteins from a genomic interval of Brucella intermedia LMG 3301:
- a CDS encoding zinc-binding alcohol dehydrogenase family protein translates to MVKALRIESENVTRFAEIDEAPLLAGHVRVRVRHVGLCGSDLNTFKGLNPLVQLPRIPGHEIGGEIIEAGAGVSAAYASGKRVIVLPYTNCGECSSCRKGRLNACRYNKTLGVQQNGGLADQIVLPAEKLILNDTLEPRHLALVEPLSVGFHAVERGRVQAGDTVAVLGCGMIGMGVLLGAVARGAKVIAIDPSAEKRELALQFGATHALPGGEDVVAKIQELTDDDGVDVAFEAVGLPITFTQAVDLAGFAGRVVYVGYSKAPVTYQTQFFNLKELDIMGSRNATLADFEAVIAHLEKLGADADKLISKIFPFDEAEAALPYWDGDRNVLKIIIERD, encoded by the coding sequence ATGGTCAAAGCTCTGCGTATCGAGAGCGAAAACGTTACCCGTTTTGCGGAAATCGACGAAGCGCCGTTGCTGGCGGGGCATGTCCGTGTGCGGGTTCGGCATGTGGGGCTCTGCGGCAGCGACCTGAACACTTTCAAGGGGCTTAACCCGCTGGTGCAGCTGCCGCGTATTCCAGGGCATGAAATCGGCGGCGAGATCATTGAAGCAGGCGCGGGCGTCAGCGCCGCCTACGCCAGTGGCAAGCGGGTGATCGTGCTGCCCTACACGAATTGCGGTGAATGTTCGTCCTGCCGCAAGGGCCGGCTCAATGCGTGCCGTTATAACAAGACGCTTGGCGTGCAGCAGAATGGCGGCCTGGCCGATCAGATCGTGCTGCCGGCCGAAAAGCTGATCCTCAACGATACGCTGGAACCGCGTCATCTGGCACTGGTCGAGCCGCTTTCGGTCGGCTTTCATGCCGTCGAGCGCGGACGGGTCCAGGCAGGCGACACGGTCGCTGTTCTCGGCTGCGGCATGATCGGCATGGGCGTGCTGCTCGGTGCAGTCGCCCGTGGCGCCAAGGTCATCGCCATCGATCCAAGTGCTGAAAAGCGCGAACTGGCGCTGCAATTCGGCGCCACACATGCGCTTCCGGGCGGCGAGGACGTTGTCGCGAAAATTCAGGAACTGACAGACGACGACGGCGTGGACGTTGCTTTTGAAGCGGTCGGCCTGCCGATCACTTTCACGCAGGCCGTCGATCTGGCGGGCTTCGCGGGCAGGGTGGTTTATGTCGGCTATTCCAAGGCCCCAGTCACCTACCAGACGCAGTTCTTCAACCTGAAGGAACTCGACATCATGGGATCGCGCAATGCGACGCTTGCGGATTTCGAGGCTGTCATCGCCCATCTGGAAAAGCTTGGAGCGGATGCCGACAAGCTGATCTCCAAAATATTTCCCTTCGATGAAGCTGAAGCGGCGCTTCCCTACTGGGACGGCGACCGCAATGTCTTGAAGATCATCATCGAGCGCGACTGA
- a CDS encoding M81 family metallopeptidase — translation MRIFTASLATETNTFSPVPTDRASFEMAFYAAPGKHPETPTLCSSPIVALRKRAAPEGLTVIEGTATWAEPGGLLQRQAFEELRDEILDQLKAALPVDAVVLGLHGAMVAQGYDDCEGDLLERVRAIVGPDVLVASEFDPHSHLTPKRVENLNIFASFLEFPHTDFYERGEHVVDLALDALKGRISPVISTFDCQMIGVYPTSKEPMRSFVDRIKAMQGKDGVLSISVIHGFMAADVPEMGTRILVVTDNDPAKGKSLAEKLGRELIALREQTLMTMFDTDQGIDRALAAHAANPAKPAVIADVWDNPGGGVAGDGTYVLRRLIERRIDNVGVATIWDPIAVTFCHAAGEGAVIDLRFGGKSGPLGGEPIDARVTVLKTLAEGWQSFGPSRVTLGPSAAVRIEGTEIDIILNTNRTQTFEPDIFSNIGIDPMKKDTLVVKSTNHFHAGFVPIAAEIIYVAAPSSYPSNPRTTNYRKLTRTIWPRVENPW, via the coding sequence ATGCGCATTTTCACCGCATCGCTTGCGACAGAAACCAATACATTCTCGCCGGTCCCCACCGACAGGGCCTCGTTCGAGATGGCATTCTACGCGGCACCCGGCAAGCATCCGGAAACGCCCACGTTATGCTCATCGCCCATCGTGGCATTACGCAAGCGCGCAGCGCCGGAAGGATTAACGGTCATCGAAGGCACCGCCACATGGGCAGAACCGGGCGGCCTGTTGCAGCGGCAAGCTTTCGAGGAACTGCGTGATGAAATTCTCGATCAGTTGAAGGCCGCGCTGCCTGTCGATGCCGTTGTTCTCGGTCTGCATGGCGCCATGGTCGCGCAAGGCTATGACGATTGCGAGGGCGATCTTCTGGAACGCGTGCGCGCCATTGTCGGGCCCGATGTTCTGGTCGCCAGCGAGTTCGATCCGCACAGCCACCTCACCCCGAAGCGGGTCGAAAACCTTAATATTTTCGCATCCTTCCTCGAATTTCCTCACACGGATTTCTACGAACGCGGCGAGCATGTGGTCGATCTCGCGCTGGATGCGCTGAAAGGCCGGATCAGCCCGGTCATCTCCACCTTCGACTGCCAAATGATCGGCGTCTATCCGACAAGCAAGGAGCCGATGCGCTCCTTCGTCGACCGCATAAAGGCGATGCAGGGCAAGGATGGCGTCCTGTCCATTTCCGTCATTCATGGCTTCATGGCTGCCGATGTGCCGGAAATGGGAACCCGCATTCTTGTCGTCACCGACAATGACCCGGCGAAGGGCAAATCCCTTGCGGAAAAACTCGGGCGTGAACTTATCGCCTTGCGCGAGCAGACCCTGATGACCATGTTCGACACCGATCAGGGCATCGACCGGGCGCTGGCCGCCCATGCAGCCAATCCTGCCAAACCTGCGGTGATCGCCGATGTATGGGACAATCCCGGCGGCGGTGTCGCCGGCGACGGAACCTATGTTCTTCGCCGCCTGATCGAACGGCGTATCGATAATGTCGGCGTTGCCACGATCTGGGACCCCATTGCCGTGACATTCTGCCATGCGGCGGGCGAAGGTGCGGTAATCGATCTGCGTTTCGGCGGCAAATCCGGTCCGCTTGGCGGTGAACCCATCGATGCCCGCGTGACTGTCCTGAAAACCCTCGCCGAAGGCTGGCAGAGTTTCGGACCAAGCCGAGTGACGCTTGGACCTTCGGCGGCGGTGCGGATTGAAGGCACCGAGATCGACATCATTCTCAACACCAACCGGACGCAGACATTCGAGCCGGATATCTTTTCCAATATCGGCATCGACCCGATGAAGAAGGATACATTGGTGGTCAAGTCCACCAATCATTTCCACGCGGGTTTTGTGCCGATCGCAGCTGAGATCATCTATGTCGCGGCACCGAGCTCCTATCCGAGCAATCCGCGCACAACCAATTATCGCAAGCTCACCCGTACCATCTGGCCGCGTGTTGAAAATCCGTGGTGA
- a CDS encoding TRAP transporter small permease, with the protein MKLFEKLIEWLAAVPLFILLAMFNIAVVMRYWMHQPLQWTEEMAGLLMIWIVMLGSIAAERSNQHLAIPMLVDLFSEKLREIINAVVAILSGLFLLYVSYAGYKLSVAAQLKVTDVLRVSYYWIDIAVPVGFVIIALYMFAGAFKSLRAAFAGDKA; encoded by the coding sequence ATGAAATTGTTTGAAAAACTGATCGAATGGCTGGCTGCCGTGCCGCTGTTCATCCTGCTTGCGATGTTCAACATCGCCGTTGTCATGCGTTACTGGATGCACCAGCCATTGCAATGGACCGAGGAAATGGCTGGCCTGCTGATGATCTGGATCGTGATGCTCGGCAGCATTGCCGCGGAACGCAGCAACCAGCATCTTGCCATTCCGATGCTTGTGGACCTGTTTTCGGAAAAGCTGCGCGAGATCATCAACGCTGTCGTTGCCATCCTGTCGGGGCTGTTTCTGCTCTACGTGTCCTATGCCGGCTACAAGCTGTCGGTGGCGGCACAGCTTAAAGTGACCGACGTGCTGCGCGTTTCCTATTACTGGATTGATATCGCCGTGCCGGTCGGCTTCGTCATTATCGCCCTTTATATGTTTGCAGGCGCATTCAAATCCTTGCGCGCCGCTTTTGCGGGAGACAAGGCATGA
- a CDS encoding C4-dicarboxylate TRAP transporter substrate-binding protein, producing MKKLVTGMIAASMLLAGSMAAYAANVSIKVAYENNPGEPFDEVMHYWKDDLAKRSNGEITLELYPSSQLGSKKDVTEQAMMGLNVVTISDVGFLAEYDPDLGVLYGPFLTDDPAQLFKVYDGPWFKEKSEELKKKGIHIVMPNYLYGIRQIISKKPIRTPEDLKGMKIRVPNNVMQIKTFEAMGATPTPMPLGETFPALAQGVIDGVENPISVLYGQKFQEEAKYLSKVGYLTNVALIVGGEAFFSTLPEDQLKMIHESAYDAGLYSQKLTIEKDNEMIEKMKEAGVEVIDVDRAPFKALAEKVYTQFPEWSPGLYDKIKAELN from the coding sequence ATGAAGAAACTCGTTACCGGCATGATCGCCGCCAGCATGCTGCTGGCAGGAAGCATGGCTGCATACGCTGCCAATGTGTCGATCAAGGTTGCCTATGAAAACAACCCCGGCGAGCCTTTCGATGAGGTAATGCATTACTGGAAAGACGATCTTGCCAAGCGCAGCAACGGCGAGATCACGCTCGAACTTTATCCAAGCTCGCAGCTTGGCTCCAAGAAGGACGTGACCGAGCAGGCCATGATGGGCCTCAATGTCGTGACCATTTCCGACGTGGGCTTTCTTGCCGAGTATGATCCTGATCTCGGCGTGCTCTATGGTCCGTTTCTGACCGACGATCCGGCGCAGCTTTTCAAGGTCTATGACGGCCCATGGTTCAAGGAAAAGAGCGAAGAGCTGAAGAAGAAGGGCATTCATATCGTAATGCCGAACTATCTCTATGGCATTCGCCAGATCATTTCCAAGAAGCCGATCCGCACTCCTGAAGACCTGAAGGGCATGAAGATCCGCGTGCCGAACAATGTCATGCAGATCAAGACCTTCGAGGCAATGGGCGCGACGCCGACCCCGATGCCGCTCGGCGAAACCTTCCCGGCGCTCGCGCAGGGCGTAATCGATGGTGTGGAGAACCCGATTTCGGTTCTGTACGGCCAGAAGTTCCAGGAAGAAGCCAAGTATCTGAGCAAGGTCGGCTATCTGACCAACGTGGCGCTCATCGTGGGCGGCGAAGCCTTCTTCTCCACGCTGCCGGAAGATCAGCTCAAGATGATCCATGAATCCGCTTATGATGCGGGTCTCTACAGCCAGAAGCTGACGATCGAAAAAGACAATGAAATGATCGAAAAGATGAAGGAAGCCGGCGTCGAAGTTATCGATGTCGACCGCGCTCCCTTCAAGGCACTTGCTGAGAAGGTCTACACCCAGTTCCCGGAATGGTCGCCTGGTCTTTATGACAAGATCAAAGCCGAACTGAACTGA
- a CDS encoding carbohydrate ABC transporter permease: MQSRTLPYLLILPSLLLAAVVIFWPVVHLVEIASHDVNRFGQLRDFNNGANFTALFATPDFLNAVWRTAVWTVAVVGGALIVSIPVAVILNMDFYGRSVARVIVMLPWAVSLTMTAIVWRWALNGESGMLNSALRNLGLIDSNIQWLASAATAFPMQILVGILVTVPFTTTIFLGGLSSIPDDLYEASSLEGASLWQQFREITFPLLKPFVNIAIVLNTIYVFNSFPIIWVMTQGGPANSTDILVTHLYKLAFRLGKLGEASAVSLIMLAILLVFTAIYIRLAMRGERA; encoded by the coding sequence ATGCAAAGCCGCACCCTGCCCTATCTCCTGATCCTGCCGAGCCTGCTTTTGGCTGCGGTGGTGATCTTCTGGCCCGTGGTGCATCTCGTTGAAATTGCCAGCCACGACGTCAACCGCTTCGGGCAGTTGCGCGATTTCAACAATGGCGCAAATTTCACGGCGCTTTTCGCAACGCCCGACTTTCTCAACGCGGTCTGGCGCACTGCCGTCTGGACCGTCGCCGTGGTGGGCGGAGCGCTCATCGTTTCCATTCCGGTCGCCGTCATCCTGAACATGGACTTCTATGGGCGGTCGGTCGCCCGTGTCATCGTGATGCTGCCCTGGGCCGTTTCTCTCACCATGACGGCCATTGTCTGGCGTTGGGCGCTGAATGGCGAAAGCGGAATGCTCAATTCCGCATTGCGCAATCTCGGTCTCATCGACAGCAACATTCAATGGCTGGCGAGCGCCGCGACAGCCTTTCCCATGCAGATACTGGTCGGCATTCTGGTCACCGTGCCGTTCACCACCACGATCTTTCTCGGCGGGCTGTCCTCCATCCCAGACGATCTTTACGAAGCATCGTCCCTCGAAGGCGCCAGCCTGTGGCAGCAGTTTCGCGAAATCACCTTTCCGCTGCTCAAGCCCTTCGTGAACATCGCCATCGTGCTGAATACGATCTACGTTTTCAATTCCTTTCCGATCATCTGGGTCATGACACAGGGCGGACCGGCAAACTCCACCGATATTCTGGTGACGCATCTCTACAAGCTCGCCTTCCGGCTCGGAAAACTGGGAGAGGCCTCCGCCGTATCGCTCATCATGCTGGCGATACTGCTCGTCTTCACCGCGATCTATATCCGCCTTGCAATGCGGGGAGAACGTGCATGA
- a CDS encoding FadR/GntR family transcriptional regulator, which yields MSDFTATAEPRRLYQQIADRVRNLIQDGQFPAGSRLPAERELAQQLGVSRPSLREALIALEIAGNVEIRMGSGIYVTAESEKRSLSQGASIGESPLEIMQAREMVEGSVVVMACARMTPESLAELRATIDAMKVNVDAGRKAIELDRQFHLLIAEQSGNSVLVRIVRDLFDERHSPLTSHIRTRFEDNDTWALALAEHEAIYAALEAKDPLQAQAAMRTHLDRSKQRWMDNEPSE from the coding sequence ATGAGCGACTTTACGGCGACCGCGGAACCGCGCAGGCTTTATCAGCAGATTGCAGACCGGGTGAGAAACCTCATTCAGGACGGCCAGTTTCCTGCTGGCAGCAGGCTTCCGGCTGAGCGCGAGCTGGCACAGCAGCTCGGTGTGTCGCGGCCTTCGCTGCGCGAGGCGCTGATTGCGCTCGAAATCGCCGGCAATGTCGAAATCCGCATGGGTTCCGGCATCTATGTCACGGCAGAGTCGGAAAAGCGTTCGCTTTCACAAGGAGCCTCCATCGGCGAGAGCCCGCTTGAAATCATGCAGGCGCGCGAAATGGTCGAGGGCAGCGTGGTTGTCATGGCCTGTGCGCGCATGACGCCTGAAAGCCTGGCCGAACTGCGCGCAACGATTGACGCCATGAAGGTGAATGTCGATGCCGGGCGCAAGGCCATTGAACTCGACAGGCAGTTTCATCTGCTCATTGCCGAGCAATCGGGGAACTCCGTGCTGGTGCGCATCGTGCGCGACCTTTTTGACGAGCGGCATAGTCCGCTGACGTCGCATATCAGAACGCGCTTCGAGGATAACGATACATGGGCTCTGGCTCTGGCCGAGCACGAGGCGATCTACGCAGCGCTTGAGGCGAAGGATCCGCTTCAGGCGCAGGCAGCGATGCGAACGCATCTGGACCGATCCAAGCAGCGTTGGATGGATAATGAACCCAGCGAGTGA
- a CDS encoding UxaA family hydrolase, giving the protein MNDSVATAVAPVILLHPADDVAVARVSVRAGDPIGLEGIKARELIGRGHKVAVRDIPEGKEVLKYGQVIGVATKDIAQGEHVHLQNLAMLPSEHEHQFSIDIEERGMLPEAERRHFMGFDRGAGGVGTRNFIGVISSVNCSATVSRYIADYFNRMGGLDGFDNVDGVVALTHGSGCALNTKSEGYRLLTRTIQGYAKHPNFGGILLIGLGCETNQIAPILEHYRMEEGSRLRTMTIQQHGGTRKTIDHAIAEIKEMLPLVNSAVRTRQPLSKLKVALECGGSDGYSGISANPALGYASDLIVRNGGTTVLSETPEIYGAEHLLTRRAVTPAVAEKLLQRIDWWRDYTARNGDELNNNPSHGNKLGGLTTILEKSLGAVAKGGSMPLKAVYEFAETVTEPGFVFMDTPGYDPVAVTGQVAGGCNVICFTTGRGSVSGFKPSPCIKIATNSEMYEHMKEDMDINCGGIVTGDETIEQSGTRIFEHIIAVASGEKTLSEVYDYGDNEFVPWQVGAVT; this is encoded by the coding sequence ATGAATGATTCCGTTGCTACAGCGGTTGCGCCGGTAATTTTGCTGCATCCTGCGGATGATGTTGCGGTGGCGCGCGTTTCGGTTCGCGCTGGCGATCCGATCGGCCTTGAAGGGATCAAGGCCCGAGAACTGATCGGACGTGGGCACAAGGTTGCCGTTCGCGACATTCCGGAAGGTAAGGAAGTCCTGAAATACGGGCAGGTGATTGGCGTTGCGACGAAGGACATTGCGCAGGGCGAGCACGTGCATCTCCAGAACCTCGCCATGCTGCCCTCCGAACACGAGCATCAGTTCTCCATCGATATTGAGGAACGCGGCATGCTGCCCGAGGCGGAACGCCGTCATTTCATGGGCTTCGACCGTGGCGCTGGCGGCGTCGGCACGCGCAATTTCATCGGCGTGATTTCGTCGGTCAATTGCTCGGCCACGGTGTCGCGCTACATCGCCGATTATTTCAATCGGATGGGCGGTCTCGACGGTTTCGACAACGTCGATGGCGTCGTCGCGCTGACGCATGGCAGCGGTTGCGCGCTCAACACAAAGTCGGAAGGCTATCGCCTTTTGACGCGCACCATTCAGGGCTATGCCAAGCATCCGAATTTCGGGGGGATATTGCTGATCGGGCTTGGCTGCGAAACCAACCAGATTGCGCCGATCCTCGAACATTATCGCATGGAAGAAGGCTCGCGCCTGCGCACCATGACGATCCAGCAGCATGGCGGCACGCGCAAGACCATCGATCATGCGATTGCCGAGATCAAGGAAATGCTGCCTTTGGTCAATTCTGCTGTACGCACCAGACAGCCTCTGTCGAAGTTGAAAGTGGCGCTGGAATGCGGCGGCTCGGACGGTTATTCTGGAATCTCGGCCAATCCGGCATTAGGCTATGCCTCGGACCTTATCGTGCGCAATGGCGGCACGACCGTCCTGTCGGAGACGCCGGAAATCTACGGTGCCGAACATCTTCTGACGCGCCGCGCAGTAACGCCTGCGGTGGCGGAAAAGCTGTTGCAGCGCATCGACTGGTGGCGTGACTACACCGCGCGCAATGGCGACGAACTCAACAATAACCCATCCCATGGCAACAAGCTCGGCGGTCTCACCACCATTCTGGAAAAGTCGCTCGGTGCGGTTGCCAAGGGTGGCTCCATGCCGCTCAAGGCCGTCTATGAATTCGCTGAAACCGTGACTGAACCCGGCTTCGTGTTTATGGACACGCCGGGTTATGACCCCGTTGCCGTGACCGGGCAGGTGGCCGGTGGCTGCAATGTGATCTGCTTCACCACGGGTCGCGGTTCGGTATCCGGCTTCAAGCCTTCGCCCTGCATCAAGATCGCCACGAATTCCGAAATGTACGAGCACATGAAGGAAGACATGGACATCAATTGCGGCGGTATCGTCACCGGCGATGAGACCATCGAGCAGTCCGGTACGCGCATCTTCGAACATATCATCGCGGTCGCATCAGGCGAGAAGACGTTGAGCGAAGTCTATGACTATGGCGACAACGAATTCGTGCCGTGGCAGGTCGGCGCCGTAACCTGA
- a CDS encoding TRAP transporter large permease has protein sequence MNLTTIVLIMLALIALNMRLYVAILIAVFTYFTFFNQMPIAIAVQRFISPAQNTSLLAIPFFIMLGTVMAHTGIAERLIKVAEILVGRMRGGMALTNIMVSTLMGGVSASNLADSAMLTRMMVPEMVKRGYDKAFSCAVTAAGSLITPIIPPGIALIIYGLIADVSIGKMFMAGVVPGILGAIILMIAAYITSVKRGYKPSREKRMSGAEVVSTLASAWPAVLLLFAIIGGIRMNIFTPTEAGAVAVTLVLIIGFVIYREMRISHVVDSLIETAKSTASVMLVIMASSALAWVFSLEQAGQSLMQLISSFTSNPYAFLLAVNVILLILGALIEGTALMIVLVPLLMPTVKALGIDPVHFGIVVIVNLSIGTLTPPVGTVMLMVCNIAKVRVGDFTRQAFSMYMALFILLALVTYVPIISTYLAH, from the coding sequence ATGAATCTTACGACCATCGTTCTCATCATGCTGGCGCTGATCGCGCTCAATATGCGCCTCTACGTGGCCATCCTGATTGCGGTCTTCACCTATTTCACGTTCTTCAACCAGATGCCGATAGCGATTGCAGTCCAGCGCTTCATCAGCCCGGCTCAGAACACATCGCTGCTCGCCATTCCGTTCTTCATCATGCTTGGCACGGTGATGGCGCATACCGGCATTGCAGAACGTCTGATCAAGGTCGCGGAAATTCTGGTCGGTCGCATGCGCGGCGGCATGGCGCTCACCAACATCATGGTTTCAACCCTGATGGGCGGCGTCAGCGCGTCCAATCTGGCCGACAGCGCCATGCTTACCCGCATGATGGTGCCGGAAATGGTCAAGCGCGGCTATGACAAGGCATTTTCCTGCGCGGTGACGGCTGCCGGTTCGCTGATTACGCCAATCATTCCTCCGGGCATCGCGCTCATCATCTATGGTCTGATCGCGGATGTTTCCATCGGCAAGATGTTTATGGCTGGTGTCGTTCCGGGCATTCTGGGTGCCATCATCCTGATGATCGCGGCCTATATCACGTCGGTAAAGCGCGGCTACAAGCCAAGCCGTGAAAAGCGGATGAGCGGCGCCGAAGTCGTCTCGACGCTTGCCTCGGCATGGCCTGCTGTCCTGTTGCTGTTCGCGATCATCGGCGGCATCCGCATGAACATCTTCACGCCGACGGAAGCCGGTGCGGTTGCCGTGACGCTGGTTTTGATCATCGGGTTTGTGATCTATCGCGAAATGCGCATCTCGCATGTGGTGGATTCGCTGATCGAAACGGCGAAATCGACCGCTTCCGTCATGCTCGTCATCATGGCGTCGTCAGCGCTCGCATGGGTGTTTTCGCTCGAACAGGCCGGCCAGTCGCTGATGCAGCTGATCTCGTCCTTCACCAGCAACCCTTATGCGTTTCTGCTGGCAGTCAACGTGATCCTGCTGATCCTCGGAGCGCTGATCGAGGGTACCGCCCTGATGATCGTTCTGGTTCCGCTCCTGATGCCAACGGTAAAGGCTCTGGGCATCGATCCGGTACATTTCGGCATCGTCGTCATCGTCAATCTTTCGATTGGCACGCTGACGCCGCCGGTCGGTACTGTCATGCTGATGGTCTGCAACATCGCCAAGGTAAGGGTCGGAGATTTCACCCGCCAGGCGTTCAGCATGTATATGGCGCTGTTCATCCTGCTGGCGCTCGTCACTTACGTGCCGATTATCTCGACCTATCTGGCTCATTAG
- a CDS encoding carbohydrate ABC transporter permease has product MTGSKLKRTIVAWAVLSPLIVLTLFPFAVMFLTAVKPPQEVLSPTWWPSSFRWQNFSEMWVQTKFGQALLNSLYVSVIASVGAIIISIPAAYAMSRFRFAGHGVFRQFLLVSQMISPIVLVLGLFRLLAAYGLIESVSAVGAVYMAFNIAFTVWMLQSYFDTIPRDLEEASWMEGAGRGKTLIKVFLPLCLPAIAVTAIFTFINAWNEFVVALTMLRRQESYTLPIQVFSLVAGRYTVEWHYVMAATFLATLPVAILFIWLQRYLIKGLALGAVK; this is encoded by the coding sequence ATGACCGGCTCAAAATTGAAACGCACGATCGTTGCCTGGGCCGTTCTGTCGCCGCTTATCGTGCTGACGCTGTTTCCCTTTGCGGTAATGTTTCTCACCGCCGTCAAACCGCCGCAGGAAGTTCTTTCTCCAACGTGGTGGCCAAGCAGCTTTCGCTGGCAGAACTTTTCGGAAATGTGGGTCCAGACCAAATTCGGGCAAGCGCTTCTGAACTCGCTTTACGTATCAGTCATTGCTTCCGTGGGCGCGATCATCATTTCCATTCCTGCAGCCTATGCGATGTCGCGCTTTCGCTTTGCAGGTCACGGCGTGTTCCGTCAATTCCTGCTCGTCTCGCAGATGATCTCGCCCATCGTTCTGGTGCTTGGCCTTTTTCGGCTGCTCGCCGCTTATGGGCTGATCGAAAGCGTTTCGGCGGTCGGCGCGGTCTATATGGCCTTCAATATCGCCTTCACCGTGTGGATGCTGCAGAGTTATTTCGACACCATACCGCGCGATCTGGAAGAAGCCTCCTGGATGGAAGGAGCCGGACGCGGCAAGACATTGATAAAAGTATTCCTGCCGCTCTGCCTACCTGCCATCGCCGTGACGGCGATCTTCACCTTCATAAATGCGTGGAATGAATTCGTCGTGGCGCTGACCATGCTGCGCAGGCAGGAAAGCTACACCTTGCCCATTCAGGTCTTCTCGCTGGTAGCGGGACGCTACACCGTCGAATGGCATTACGTCATGGCGGCAACCTTCCTTGCCACGCTGCCGGTCGCAATCCTCTTCATCTGGCTCCAGCGCTATCTCATCAAGGGACTGGCGCTTGGGGCAGTCAAATAA
- a CDS encoding ABC transporter substrate-binding protein produces MSINKWKAGLLAGLSILALSSVANAGEVRMTVAEYSSKTGPYFEEVKKAFEAANPGITLNFEVVPWDVLLQKLTTDISAGTNADLSIIGTRWLIDFVQQGIAEPLDGYMNDEFKGRFIETFLSPSVLEGKTYGLPIAASARAMYYNKDLLAKAGVENPPATWDELKAAATKIKALGGENYGFGLQGKEIETDVYYYYAMWSYGTEILNKDGTSGLSTPGALEAAKLYKSLIDDGLTQPGVTSYAREDVQNLFKQGKVGMMITAPFLSNQIKEEAPNLKYGVAAIPAGPTGARGTYGVTDSVIMFQNSKNKEEAWKVLDFLFQTEWRAKFTQGEGFLPVNKEEAKMDYYVNNADLAAFTALLPDARFAPVIPGWEEIADITSNAMQSIYLGKGEPDAVLKDAAAKADAILKK; encoded by the coding sequence ATGTCTATCAACAAATGGAAGGCCGGCCTTCTGGCCGGATTGAGCATTCTGGCGTTGTCGTCAGTCGCAAATGCTGGTGAAGTGCGCATGACGGTCGCGGAGTACAGTTCCAAGACCGGCCCGTATTTCGAGGAAGTGAAGAAAGCGTTCGAAGCTGCCAATCCCGGTATCACGCTTAATTTCGAAGTCGTCCCGTGGGATGTGCTTCTGCAGAAACTGACCACCGACATTTCCGCAGGCACCAACGCGGACCTTTCGATCATCGGCACACGTTGGCTGATCGATTTCGTGCAGCAAGGCATCGCCGAACCGCTCGATGGCTACATGAACGACGAGTTCAAGGGCCGGTTCATCGAGACTTTCCTGTCGCCGTCCGTCCTGGAGGGCAAGACCTACGGCCTGCCGATCGCGGCCTCGGCGCGCGCCATGTATTACAACAAGGATCTGCTTGCCAAGGCAGGCGTCGAAAACCCGCCTGCAACCTGGGACGAACTGAAAGCCGCCGCTACCAAGATCAAGGCGCTCGGCGGAGAGAATTACGGTTTCGGCCTGCAGGGCAAGGAAATCGAGACCGACGTCTATTACTATTATGCCATGTGGTCCTACGGCACCGAAATCCTCAACAAGGACGGGACGTCGGGCCTGAGCACGCCGGGGGCGCTGGAGGCTGCCAAGCTATACAAGTCACTGATTGATGACGGCCTCACCCAGCCCGGCGTCACGTCCTATGCACGAGAAGACGTGCAGAACCTCTTCAAGCAGGGCAAGGTCGGTATGATGATAACCGCGCCTTTTCTTTCCAACCAGATCAAGGAAGAAGCGCCCAATCTCAAATACGGTGTCGCAGCCATTCCAGCCGGACCGACAGGCGCGCGCGGCACCTATGGCGTGACCGATTCCGTCATCATGTTCCAGAACTCCAAGAACAAGGAGGAAGCCTGGAAAGTGCTCGACTTCCTGTTCCAGACAGAGTGGCGCGCCAAGTTCACACAGGGCGAAGGCTTCCTTCCGGTCAATAAGGAAGAGGCGAAGATGGATTATTATGTGAATAATGCCGATCTCGCCGCCTTTACCGCGCTTCTTCCGGATGCCCGCTTTGCGCCGGTCATTCCGGGCTGGGAAGAAATTGCCGACATCACCTCCAACGCCATGCAGAGCATCTATCTCGGCAAGGGCGAACCCGATGCCGTGCTGAAGGACGCCGCCGCCAAGGCGGATGCGATCCTGAAGAAGTAA